TTATGAACTCATTAGTAAAAACATTAGCAGCAACAGCCCTAATCGCAGTATCCACATTCGCTATGGCAGCTGAAGGACCAGGAGCAAAATCAGCAAAAGCAACCGTAAACCTTTCTACTGCAGACTTAGCGCTTGATCATTATGTTGCGGTAACAACCGAAGGAGAATCGGCAGGTGTTGAGCAGTTATTCGCCGAAGATTTCAATCAAAAAATCCAAGCTTCTAATACACTGTCTCATAGCCGTAGCGAAGTCGTTAAATCCTTGAAAAAACAAAAAGGTGAGAAGCTAAACTGTACAGTAAGTACTGATATTATCGAAGAGTCGGCGGATTATATGATCGCCAAAGTGATCCTAAAATTTGAAGACTTTACCAAGACAGATCTAGTGACTTTGGTTCGTGAGGGAAATGACTGGAAAGTGTCCGGTTCAGTCAACGCTTATAGATAGAATCCAATAACTAGTGGTGAGTCCAGTCAACTCAAGGTTGACCATTAGTGAATCATATGTTTATTTAAGGCCACGTCGTGAGATGTGGTTTTTTTGTTTTTATAATTTTTATTTAGCAGGTTATCTTATCCTAAATAATTTTGTCAGGGATTTGATTTAACTGTGAAACTAAATAATTAATAGGGTCGGTCAATTCAGATTGGTTACAAATGTACTGCTCAATAACGCCATAGATTTCAACCACTCAAAACCCTCCATCTTCATCTCCAAATAATTTTTTTTGCCACTTTTGAGGAATGACTTTGATGAGATTCCAAAGGTTTAAAGCTTTATAATCCATTTTCAGTTCCGCATGTAAAATAAGAAGTTCTAATTTGTTGATTGATGCCGGTGCCCACATGCTCAAAAATAATAAAATTTTAAAGAGAATTATGAGAAAAGGCGTACTAGTACCAAGCAGGAGCAAAGCCCATTGTACTCCATTGATGATATGTTACTTGAAGTTAAGAATAATCAGGTAAGGGCTACGCGTTTTACCCGTCTTTGTAATATTTAGCTTTTTCTTTTTTGAAATTCCGAAGCTAGATTCTATTCAAGTGTAAGGTTTCGAGACTAATAGCAAGCAGAAGACGCGCTTTCTTCCATCCAGTCCGCAGGAGCATATTATGGAGGCGGACGCATTAACATGTATACTGGGTTGATATATAGAAGTTAATAATAAAAATTGGCAGCGATTAGGGGCATGCAACCCTTTTTTGCACATACACTATATGATCGTTTGTAAACTAATTAAGCTTATCAAAAACATTTTAAAGGTTCTGTTATCACAGCTGAAAAATTATAAAGAGCTTAACCTTAATGAAAGGAGGGATATG
The window above is part of the Sphingobacterium sp. ML3W genome. Proteins encoded here:
- a CDS encoding nuclear transport factor 2 family protein → MNSLVKTLAATALIAVSTFAMAAEGPGAKSAKATVNLSTADLALDHYVAVTTEGESAGVEQLFAEDFNQKIQASNTLSHSRSEVVKSLKKQKGEKLNCTVSTDIIEESADYMIAKVILKFEDFTKTDLVTLVREGNDWKVSGSVNAYR